One genomic window of Myxocyprinus asiaticus isolate MX2 ecotype Aquarium Trade chromosome 5, UBuf_Myxa_2, whole genome shotgun sequence includes the following:
- the LOC127441591 gene encoding kinesin-like protein KIF2C isoform X6 produces MQHLQPCRLKEPVPASAAAPVMKMAKNVRASELPLRSSRIPAPSECKLQSSNFIPSRFTLIHSYYISALVHISVIIWCLPFEAAPQGGPSEEPAFRRMTTRQTCFFRQPAPPPVITAMAAEDVLSQDLPSSTIVKPSGYQRRLVSKPASPLLPTAEATCESEASKCAPMGPPSHCMSQVSEMNKVANKRLSLARNPEAQKRGKFGDTNRPNKQFYQMIEEYRETVEKVPMSLSDPVKPHRICVCVRKRPLNKKELAKKEIDVVTIPGNGALLLHEPKQKVDLTKYLENQAFHFDYSFDEDATNDLVYRFTAKPLVKTIFDGGMATCFAYGQTGSGKTHTMGGDFAGKSQNSSKGIYALAAQDVFTLLKQKRYADMDLCPYVSFFEIYNGKVFDLLNKKEKLRVLEDEKQQVNVVGLQEVPVSSVDDVIKMIERGSACRTSGQTFANASSSRSHAVLQVVLRRRNFLHGKFSLVDLAGNERGTDVSSNDRSTIVETAEINRSLLALKECIRSLGQNSEHIPFRMSKLTQVLRDSFIGENSRTCMIAMISPGMGSCEYTLNTLRYANRVKELNGMSKGASLENGTSLELSVEEDSSEEESVLPAFEAISQVSEMEERFHEELRGCSEVARSMECPSFDIVANLPEIDAFMRKLQESYQALRSAIEAEQRVRMSSKLI; encoded by the exons ATGCAACACCTTCAACCATGCCGTCTGAAGGAGCCTGTCCCTGCCTCTGCTGCTGCACCTGTGATGAAAATGGCAAAA AATGTCAGAGCATCAGAGCTTCCCTTAAGGTCATCAAGAATACCTGCTCCATCAGAATGCAAGTTACAATCTTCTAACTTTATTCCCAGTAGGTTTACTCTGATTCATAGTTATTATATCAGTGCACTAGTGCACATATCAGTAATCATATGGTGTCTTCCATTTGAAGCTGCTCCTCAGGGTGGTCCATCTGAAGAGCCAG CTTTTAGAAGGATGACAACACGTCAGACGTGCTTTTTCCGACAGCCTGCACCTCCGCCTGTGATCACGGCAATGGCTGCAGAGGATGTTCTCTCTCAAGACCTTCCTTCATCTACTATCGTGAAGCCTTCAG GCTACCAGAGGAGACTTGTTTCAAAGCCAGCCTCTCCTCTGCTACCAACTGCCGAAGCTACTTGTGAGAGTGAGGCTTCCAAATGTGCCCCCATGGGGCCACCAA GCCATTGCATGTCTCAGGTCTCAGAAATGAACAAAGTGGCAAACAAAAGGTTGTCACTAGCAAGAAACCCTGAAGCACAGAAGAGAGGGAAG TTTGGAGATACAAATCGCCCTAATAAGCAGTTTTACCAGATGATTGAGGAATACAGAGAGACCGTGGAGAAAGTGCCCATGTCTTTGTCTGATCCT GTCAAACCTCACAGAATTTGTGTCTGTGTTCGCAAACGTCCTCTGAATAAAAAAG AGCTGGCCAAGAAAGAGATTGATGTGGTCACAATCCCTGGTAATGGAGCCTTACTCTTGCATGAGCCCAAGCAGAAAGTGGACCTGACCAAGTACCTAGAGAATCAGGCTTTCCATTTTGATTACTCATTCGATGAAGATGCCACCAATGACTTGGTTTATAG GTTCACTGCTAAACCCCTGGTTAAGACTATTTTCGATGGTGGTATGGCAACGTGCTTTGCGTATGGCCAAACAGGCAGTGGAAAGACACAT ACAATGGGTGGAGACTTTGCTGGAAAAAGTCAAAACAGCTCTAAAGGGATCTATGCCCTTGCAG CACAGGATGTATTTACTCTCCTGAAGCAAAAGCGATATGCTGATATGGACCTTTGCCCTTATGTCAGCTTTTTTGAAATCTACAATGGCAAG GTGTTTGACTTGCTGAATAAGAAAGAAAAGTTGCGTGTTTTGGAGGATGAAAAACAGCAGGTCAATGTTGTTGGCCTGCAGGAGGTGCCCGTGTCATCTGTTGATGATGTCATCAAGATGATTGAGCGGGGAAGTGCATGCAG AACGTCTGGCCAGACGTTTGCCAATGCCAGCTCGTCACGTTCACATGCGGTCTTGCAAGTAGTCCTGAGGCGGCGAAATTTTCTCCATGGGAAGTTCTCTCTGGTGGACCTTGCTGGGAATGAGCGTGGCACTGATGTCAGTAGTAACGACCGGAGTACCATAGTGGAGACAGCAGAGATCAACCGCAGCCTGCTGGCATTGAAG GAATGTATCCGGTCTCTTGGTCAGAACAGCGAGCACATCCCGTTCAGGATGAGCAAACTCACCCAGGTGCTTCGAGACTCTTTCATTGGAGAAAACTCCAGAACCTGTATG ATTGCAATGATCTCACCAGGCATGGGCTCTTGTGAATACACGCTAAACACACTACGTTATGCAAACCG AGTAAAAGAACTGAATGGAATGTCTAAGGGTGCTTCATTGGAGAATGGCACAAGCCTAGAGCTTTCTGTGGAAGAAGACTCCTCAGAGGAG GAGTCTGTTCTCCCAGCATTTGAAGCTATATCCCAAGTGTCTGAAATGGAGGAGAGGTTTCATGAGGAACTTAGG GGGTGCAGTGAGGTTGCCAGGTCTATGGAATGTCCCTCGTTTGATATTGTTGCAAATTTACCAGAGATTGATGCATTCATGAGGAAACTGCAAG AGTCTTACCAGGCTTTGAGATCAGCTATTGAAGCAGAACAGAGGGTCAGGATGTCATCCAAACTAATCTAA